A single window of Chitinophaga sp. XS-30 DNA harbors:
- a CDS encoding PVC-type heme-binding CxxCH protein, translating to MLWKVFPAFSAFLVLASAIACNQPADGPRRLEILFLGHKSKHHDSEKLADIFTKEYFKDGINISYTTDPDDLNEANLEGYDGLIVYANHDSISPSQEKALLDFVNGGKGFIPLHSASFCFRNSPEVVEMIGGQFKSHRYDSFPAVIIKPEHPVMKDIPAFVTRDETYVHDKISKNIEVLTERVEGDHHEPYTWVRPYGKGRVFYTAYGHDDATFNNPGFLALVKNGILWAVGDEAKARLAAYKIAQPTYTDGPVPNYEKRDPAPKVQSSLTPEESMSLIQVPVGFGLQLFAAEPDVVNPIYMNWDEKGRLWVIETVDYPNEIKSGDQGDDRIKILEDTDGDGRADKFTIFADKLNIPTSFVFVNGGIIVSQAPSFIFLQDTDGDDKADVRKEILSGWGKSDTHAQASNLRYGVDNMIWGVVGYSGFNGKGDTDSLRFGSGLYRFAPDGSKLEFLAKTSNNTWGLGFSEEFDVFASTANNTHSAFMGIPERYFSKARIEPVGAEKIDAHYAMHVATKNLRQVDVHGGFTAAAGHSLYTARAFPEAYWNRIAFVTEPTGRGAPSHTGAVRCRFQGRRRWLEYAGERR from the coding sequence ATGTTATGGAAGGTCTTCCCTGCCTTTAGCGCATTCCTTGTTCTCGCTTCGGCCATCGCCTGCAATCAGCCCGCAGATGGCCCCAGGCGCCTTGAAATCCTTTTCCTTGGTCATAAAAGCAAGCATCACGATTCCGAGAAGCTGGCCGATATCTTCACCAAAGAATATTTCAAAGACGGCATCAATATTTCCTACACTACCGATCCGGATGACCTCAATGAGGCCAACCTGGAAGGGTATGACGGCCTGATCGTTTATGCCAACCACGATTCCATCAGCCCCTCGCAGGAGAAGGCGCTGCTGGACTTTGTGAACGGCGGGAAGGGGTTCATTCCCCTGCATTCGGCTTCCTTCTGCTTCCGGAACTCTCCCGAAGTGGTGGAAATGATCGGCGGGCAGTTCAAAAGCCATCGCTATGATTCGTTCCCGGCGGTGATCATCAAACCGGAACATCCGGTGATGAAGGATATCCCGGCATTCGTTACCCGGGATGAAACTTATGTGCATGACAAGATCAGCAAGAATATAGAAGTGCTCACCGAAAGGGTGGAAGGGGACCATCATGAGCCTTATACCTGGGTAAGACCGTATGGCAAGGGCCGGGTTTTCTACACCGCTTATGGTCATGATGACGCCACCTTCAACAACCCGGGTTTCCTGGCGCTGGTGAAGAACGGCATCCTCTGGGCGGTAGGCGATGAGGCGAAAGCAAGGCTGGCGGCTTACAAGATCGCGCAGCCCACGTACACGGACGGGCCCGTTCCCAACTACGAAAAACGCGACCCGGCGCCCAAAGTGCAGTCATCCCTCACGCCGGAGGAATCCATGTCCCTCATCCAGGTGCCGGTAGGCTTCGGATTGCAGCTTTTTGCCGCGGAGCCGGATGTGGTGAACCCTATTTATATGAACTGGGATGAAAAAGGCCGGCTCTGGGTGATCGAAACAGTGGATTATCCCAATGAAATAAAGAGCGGCGACCAGGGCGATGACCGTATTAAAATACTGGAAGACACAGACGGCGATGGGCGGGCGGACAAGTTCACCATCTTTGCCGATAAGCTGAACATCCCCACCAGTTTCGTATTCGTGAACGGCGGCATCATTGTAAGCCAGGCCCCTTCCTTTATTTTCCTGCAGGATACGGACGGGGATGACAAAGCGGACGTAAGAAAAGAGATATTGTCCGGATGGGGCAAGAGCGATACCCACGCACAGGCCTCTAACCTGCGTTACGGCGTTGACAACATGATCTGGGGCGTAGTGGGTTATTCCGGTTTCAACGGGAAAGGCGATACGGACTCCCTGCGTTTCGGCAGCGGGTTGTACCGGTTTGCGCCGGATGGGTCCAAACTGGAATTTCTCGCCAAAACCAGCAACAACACCTGGGGCCTCGGCTTTTCGGAGGAATTTGATGTGTTCGCGTCTACCGCCAACAATACCCACAGCGCTTTTATGGGCATACCGGAAAGGTATTTCAGCAAAGCCAGGATCGAGCCTGTTGGTGCGGAAAAGATCGATGCGCATTACGCGATGCACGTGGCTACAAAGAACCTGCGCCAGGTGGATGTGCATGGCGGGTTCACGGCAGCCGCGGGGCATAGTTTGTACACCGCCAGGGCATTCCCCGAAGCATACTGGAACCGCATCGCTTTTGTAACGGAACCTACAGGTCGTGGTGCACCGTCACATACTGGCGCAGTCCGGTGCAGGTTTCAGGGAAGACGGCGATGGCTGGAATATGCTGGCGAGCGCCGATGA
- a CDS encoding plastocyanin/azurin family copper-binding protein — MVHRHILAQSGAGFREDGDGWNMLASADEWCAPIQAEVGPDGALWVTDWYDFIIQHNPTPSPERGGYQAENGEGNAYVNPLRDHERGRIYRIYNKKNNQKNKTKLDKEDTDELVKTLKSDNMFWRLTAQRLLVEKGDTSVLPALYSLVRNQELDGAGINAPAIHALWTMKGLQALEGKNTEALAVAMEALKHTSAGVRRAAIQVLPETPVTFKAMQQANAFDDKDMRVRLTAALSVAGMGTSGEIGQALMNMAEKEENIADTWLRHALTITGKLHEETFRAALRDKGLDDNPSLIGASVAQRLAFGSRLSTTPLRRGWGRRSGDEPSPEMAGREFLLSGSVEKFERPGAPRDSGQNTRSGMIAAQGNKTNGYGLYILNNTLHFVINQNGKANRISSPGTLPDNFSFRAGLQRDGTMQLFVDDKEIAAAKTSGLFKNDLSSPLRVGADDSKGNERVADYPTAENFRLMARLNNAKLETLGEGMAAPTVVTGKIDRTVVLGVIKDVMKYDQQLLTVKAGSTIEFVFQNTDFMQHNFLLIQPGTTDKVGAAADKLAQDPKGPEMQYVPKMPEVLLATPLVNPGNKYTVVFKVPDTPGDYPYVCTFPGHWRIMNGIMRIVK, encoded by the coding sequence GTGGTGCACCGTCACATACTGGCGCAGTCCGGTGCAGGTTTCAGGGAAGACGGCGATGGCTGGAATATGCTGGCGAGCGCCGATGAATGGTGTGCGCCTATTCAGGCCGAAGTTGGTCCGGATGGCGCATTGTGGGTAACGGACTGGTATGATTTCATCATCCAGCATAATCCCACGCCTTCGCCCGAAAGAGGTGGTTACCAGGCGGAGAATGGGGAAGGGAACGCGTATGTGAACCCATTGCGCGATCATGAGCGCGGCCGCATTTACCGCATCTACAACAAAAAGAATAATCAGAAGAATAAAACAAAGCTGGATAAAGAGGATACGGACGAACTGGTGAAAACGCTGAAGAGCGACAATATGTTCTGGCGCCTCACGGCCCAGCGGTTGCTGGTGGAAAAGGGAGATACTTCCGTTTTGCCGGCATTGTACAGTTTGGTGAGAAATCAGGAGCTGGACGGCGCGGGCATCAATGCCCCGGCCATTCATGCGCTGTGGACGATGAAAGGGCTGCAGGCGCTGGAAGGCAAAAATACCGAAGCCCTGGCCGTAGCGATGGAAGCGTTGAAACACACGTCTGCCGGGGTACGCCGGGCGGCCATCCAGGTATTGCCGGAAACGCCCGTTACCTTCAAGGCCATGCAGCAGGCCAATGCCTTTGATGACAAGGATATGCGGGTGCGCCTCACAGCGGCATTGTCCGTTGCCGGTATGGGCACCTCCGGGGAGATCGGGCAGGCATTGATGAATATGGCCGAGAAAGAGGAGAATATTGCAGATACCTGGCTGCGGCATGCGTTGACGATCACCGGCAAGCTGCATGAAGAAACGTTCAGGGCCGCGCTGCGCGATAAAGGGCTGGATGACAACCCTTCCCTCATCGGGGCTTCTGTGGCACAGCGCCTCGCATTCGGCAGCAGGCTCAGTACTACGCCGTTGCGGCGCGGCTGGGGCAGAAGGTCCGGTGATGAACCTTCGCCGGAGATGGCGGGAAGGGAGTTCCTGCTCTCCGGGAGCGTAGAGAAATTCGAACGCCCCGGCGCGCCGAGGGACAGCGGGCAAAATACGCGCTCGGGAATGATCGCCGCACAGGGGAACAAAACGAACGGATATGGATTGTATATCCTCAACAATACGCTGCATTTTGTCATCAATCAAAATGGCAAGGCAAACCGGATCAGCAGCCCCGGAACACTGCCGGATAATTTCAGCTTCCGGGCAGGTTTGCAAAGGGATGGAACTATGCAGCTTTTTGTAGATGATAAGGAGATCGCTGCAGCAAAAACATCCGGGTTATTCAAAAACGATCTCTCTTCCCCGCTGAGAGTGGGGGCTGATGACAGCAAAGGCAATGAGCGCGTGGCCGATTACCCCACTGCTGAGAATTTCCGGCTGATGGCGCGGCTGAATAATGCGAAGCTGGAAACGCTCGGGGAGGGGATGGCTGCGCCAACCGTTGTAACCGGGAAGATCGACCGCACGGTTGTGCTGGGCGTGATCAAGGATGTGATGAAATACGATCAGCAGCTGCTCACCGTGAAGGCAGGCAGCACCATTGAGTTCGTATTCCAGAATACCGATTTCATGCAGCATAATTTCCTGCTCATCCAGCCCGGTACCACGGACAAAGTGGGCGCGGCGGCGGACAAGCTGGCGCAGGACCCCAAAGGCCCTGAAATGCAGTACGTGCCGAAAATGCCGGAAGTGCTGCTGGCCACACCGCTCGTCAACCCGGGGAATAAATATACCGTGGTGTTCAAAGTGCCGGACACACCGGGAGATTATCCCTACGTCTGCACCTTCCCGGGGCACTGGCGGATCATGAACGGTATCATGCGGATCGTCAAATAA
- a CDS encoding sugar phosphate isomerase/epimerase, translating to MSLHISFGASTWLWVSPFTTASIGELFPKIAGMGFDTVEIAVEDPALIDVRAVKEALRQHQLKAIICGAFGPSRDLTHEDPAVHRNCFDYIGSCLDMCAELGTGFFGGPMYSAVGKARMVEPEQRKREWELAVKNLRTVCEMAAARGLKIALEPLNRFESDLVNTTEDVLRLIGDIGHPAANVMLDGFHMNIEERNVEQAITAAGDKLIHLQVSENFRGTPGAGHTPWEAYRKGLEAIGYSGTVSIESFTPQNRELAGAVCFWHPMAESQDGLATEGLAFLKRWANA from the coding sequence ATGTCATTACATATCAGCTTTGGCGCCAGCACATGGCTATGGGTATCGCCTTTTACCACCGCATCCATCGGGGAGCTGTTCCCGAAAATTGCGGGAATGGGGTTTGATACGGTGGAGATCGCCGTGGAAGATCCCGCGCTGATCGATGTACGGGCCGTGAAAGAAGCGCTCCGGCAGCATCAGCTCAAAGCCATTATTTGCGGCGCTTTCGGTCCGTCGAGGGACCTTACGCATGAAGATCCCGCCGTTCACCGGAACTGTTTTGATTATATCGGATCTTGCCTGGATATGTGCGCGGAACTGGGCACCGGCTTTTTCGGCGGCCCTATGTACTCGGCCGTAGGCAAGGCGCGAATGGTGGAGCCGGAACAGCGAAAAAGGGAATGGGAACTGGCAGTGAAGAACCTGCGGACCGTATGTGAGATGGCCGCCGCACGTGGACTGAAGATCGCGCTGGAACCGCTGAACCGCTTTGAATCAGATCTGGTCAATACCACGGAGGATGTGCTTCGCCTGATCGGCGATATCGGCCATCCGGCCGCCAATGTTATGCTGGACGGCTTTCATATGAATATCGAAGAAAGGAATGTGGAGCAGGCCATCACGGCGGCTGGCGACAAGCTCATTCACCTGCAGGTCTCCGAGAACTTCCGTGGTACGCCCGGTGCGGGGCATACGCCCTGGGAGGCGTACCGGAAAGGGCTGGAAGCCATCGGTTATTCCGGCACGGTATCTATAGAAAGTTTCACCCCGCAAAACAGGGAACTGGCCGGCGCGGTCTGTTTCTGGCATCCCATGGCGGAAAGTCAGGATGGTCTTGCGACGGAAGGGCTGGCCTTTCTGAAGCGCTGGGCCAATGCATAG
- a CDS encoding Gfo/Idh/MocA family oxidoreductase, which yields MSKQINIAIVGLGFGAEFIPIYQRHPHANMYAICQRNADKLKEVGDLWGVEKRYTDYDELLKDPEVDAVHINTPIPDHAAQSIKALKAGKHVACTVPMATTVEECREIVALVKQTGLTYMMMETVIYAREFLFMKEQYEKGELGKIQFLKASHQQDMDGWPSYWPGLPPMYYATHCVGPVLALTRGEAEYVSCFGSGTIREELHQYYNSPFAIESTHIKFRNSDLSAHIYRSLFDTARQYRESFEVYGSKKSVEWPLIEGRPLVVHTAGKPEPDIPEEMHSPDYAHLLPEPIQRFTTKGVYDTDDHQHLSFTQGAGHGGSHPHLVHEFVTALVEKRSPFPNAVQSANITCVGILAHESALQGGKTIPLPAFTFAQEK from the coding sequence ATGTCAAAGCAAATCAATATCGCTATAGTGGGACTGGGATTCGGGGCCGAATTCATTCCCATCTACCAGCGTCATCCGCATGCGAACATGTATGCGATCTGCCAGCGGAATGCAGACAAGCTGAAAGAGGTCGGTGATCTCTGGGGTGTAGAAAAAAGATACACGGATTATGATGAGTTGCTGAAAGATCCCGAAGTGGATGCCGTGCACATCAACACGCCCATTCCTGACCATGCCGCGCAATCCATCAAAGCGCTGAAGGCCGGAAAACACGTAGCCTGCACGGTGCCGATGGCTACAACGGTGGAAGAATGCCGCGAGATCGTGGCGCTGGTGAAGCAAACGGGGCTGACCTATATGATGATGGAAACCGTCATCTACGCCCGTGAGTTCCTTTTTATGAAGGAGCAGTACGAGAAAGGCGAACTGGGCAAGATACAGTTCCTGAAAGCCAGCCATCAGCAGGACATGGACGGATGGCCGAGCTACTGGCCCGGGTTGCCGCCGATGTACTACGCCACGCATTGCGTTGGCCCGGTGCTGGCGTTGACACGGGGAGAAGCGGAGTATGTGTCCTGCTTCGGTTCCGGAACGATCCGCGAAGAGTTGCATCAATATTACAATTCACCGTTTGCGATAGAAAGCACGCATATCAAGTTCCGTAATTCGGATCTGAGCGCGCATATCTACCGTTCACTTTTCGATACCGCCCGTCAATACCGGGAAAGCTTTGAGGTGTATGGTTCGAAGAAATCGGTGGAATGGCCGTTGATAGAAGGCCGTCCCCTTGTGGTGCATACTGCGGGAAAGCCGGAGCCGGACATCCCGGAAGAAATGCATTCACCGGACTATGCGCACCTGCTGCCCGAGCCGATCCAGCGTTTCACCACGAAAGGCGTGTATGATACGGACGATCATCAGCATCTTTCCTTTACGCAGGGCGCCGGTCACGGTGGATCGCATCCTCACCTGGTACATGAATTTGTGACCGCGCTGGTGGAAAAACGATCGCCTTTCCCGAATGCCGTGCAATCGGCCAATATCACCTGTGTAGGGATACTGGCGCATGAATCCGCGCTGCAGGGCGGGAAGACGATACCGCTGCCGGCGTTTACGTTTGCACAAGAGAAATAA
- a CDS encoding ankyrin repeat domain-containing protein — MKINVLTLFLFLSVYTGIKSQDIQPSAETVNLFYDAIFANNTQKVVAMLKSKEFPADFEPDNKVTPLQAAIWQNRGRMVEVLVEGGAHIDSKKKSAVLEAAEKGRFAILKYLLAKGGDMNPPPNGTFNVAAVHDHYDCARLLLLKGARQDLGDGSGKLKFLKAALKKSDIEAMDALTLSKDEINMHDCDGATPLITAVKANLPDIVAWLLKKGADRTKPETFDCGDDITYGVKPLEIARKMAHTDIIKLLTQ, encoded by the coding sequence ATGAAGATCAATGTTTTAACCCTTTTCCTTTTCTTATCTGTATACACCGGCATTAAATCCCAGGACATCCAACCCAGCGCTGAGACCGTCAATCTGTTCTATGACGCCATTTTTGCCAACAACACGCAAAAGGTGGTCGCCATGCTGAAAAGCAAGGAATTTCCGGCTGATTTTGAGCCGGATAATAAAGTAACGCCATTGCAGGCCGCTATCTGGCAAAACAGGGGGAGAATGGTGGAGGTATTGGTGGAAGGCGGCGCCCATATCGACAGTAAAAAGAAGTCCGCTGTGCTGGAAGCGGCAGAAAAAGGCAGATTCGCCATTCTGAAATACCTGCTTGCCAAAGGAGGGGATATGAATCCTCCGCCCAACGGAACCTTCAACGTTGCGGCAGTGCATGATCATTACGATTGCGCGAGGTTATTGCTGCTGAAAGGCGCCAGGCAGGACCTGGGTGACGGATCCGGCAAACTGAAATTCCTGAAAGCTGCCCTGAAAAAATCGGATATTGAAGCGATGGATGCATTGACATTGAGCAAAGACGAGATCAATATGCATGATTGCGATGGAGCAACCCCGCTGATCACTGCCGTCAAAGCCAATCTTCCCGATATTGTTGCCTGGCTGCTGAAGAAAGGCGCGGATAGAACCAAGCCGGAAACATTCGACTGCGGGGATGATATCACTTACGGAGTAAAGCCCCTGGAGATCGCCCGAAAAATGGCACATACGGATATCATCAAACTACTTACGCAATAA
- a CDS encoding Nramp family divalent metal transporter: protein MIDRIRSWLGSLGPGLIIAALVFGPSKMTITSKLGAGYGFATLWIVVVAIFFMMIFTAMSARIGHATQRSLLSIIADKWGRPAGIIAGIGIFLVCTSFQAGNSVGVGVALAELTHTSVTPWIILFNIIGIGLLFFRSFYKTLERLMIALIGIMLAAFLVTVFLVKPDPAQTATGFIPSIPKGSQGLMIAFMASCFSIVGAFYQSYLVQERRRLQPAKASQRKSNSLTGIIILGFMSAIVMICAAAVLHPQGIRVNTATDMSKALEPLFGRYASGLFLTGLFAASFSSIVGNASVGGILLGDALGFGSDFSARKTRLFIALVMIAGAVIAIAFGRLPLELIVFAQSVTIFIVPFIGIAMYLIANNEKIMGEAKNSGFVRIAGALGLLVIIFLAAVNFKDLFLK, encoded by the coding sequence ATGATAGATCGCATCAGATCATGGCTGGGTTCCCTCGGCCCGGGGCTCATCATCGCCGCCCTCGTTTTCGGCCCCAGCAAAATGACCATCACTTCCAAACTCGGCGCCGGCTACGGATTTGCTACGTTGTGGATTGTGGTAGTGGCCATTTTCTTCATGATGATATTCACCGCCATGTCCGCCCGCATCGGCCACGCCACACAGCGGTCGCTCCTCAGCATCATAGCAGACAAGTGGGGGCGCCCGGCGGGTATCATCGCCGGCATCGGCATCTTCCTCGTTTGCACTTCCTTTCAGGCGGGCAATTCCGTCGGCGTGGGCGTGGCGCTGGCGGAGCTGACACATACTTCGGTAACGCCTTGGATCATCCTGTTCAACATCATTGGCATCGGCCTGCTTTTCTTCAGAAGTTTCTATAAAACGCTGGAACGGCTCATGATCGCACTGATCGGCATCATGCTGGCGGCCTTTCTCGTGACGGTCTTCCTCGTGAAGCCGGACCCGGCACAGACGGCCACGGGCTTCATCCCCTCCATTCCAAAAGGCTCCCAGGGTCTCATGATCGCTTTCATGGCCTCCTGCTTTTCCATCGTGGGCGCTTTTTACCAGTCTTACCTCGTACAGGAAAGAAGACGCCTCCAACCGGCAAAAGCATCGCAACGCAAGAGCAACAGCCTCACGGGCATCATCATCCTCGGCTTCATGAGCGCTATTGTCATGATCTGCGCGGCGGCGGTGCTGCATCCCCAGGGCATCCGCGTGAATACGGCAACCGATATGTCCAAGGCATTGGAACCGCTCTTTGGCAGGTATGCATCCGGACTCTTCCTCACGGGCCTGTTCGCGGCCTCTTTTTCTTCCATTGTAGGCAATGCCAGCGTGGGCGGCATTCTGCTGGGTGATGCGCTTGGCTTCGGGAGCGATTTCAGCGCGCGGAAAACCAGGTTGTTCATCGCGCTGGTCATGATAGCGGGCGCGGTGATCGCCATTGCGTTTGGCAGACTGCCGCTGGAACTGATCGTGTTCGCGCAGAGTGTGACCATCTTCATCGTGCCGTTCATCGGCATTGCCATGTACCTCATCGCTAACAATGAAAAGATCATGGGCGAAGCAAAGAACAGCGGGTTTGTCAGGATTGCCGGTGCACTCGGCCTGCTGGTGATCATTTTCCTCGCGGCAGTGAACTTTAAAGATCTTTTTCTCAAATAA
- a CDS encoding NAD(P)-dependent oxidoreductase, whose product MEHVYQELLKPSPALLQDIARIDGDIMLMGVGGKMGPAMARLAKQAVEEAGIQKKITGVSRFSEPGLQEELNALGINTIKADLLNDAELQALPETQNLIYLAGQKFGTTGRESYTWAMNTYLPGRVAEKFRHARIVAFSTGNVYPLSPVLNGGLAEDIPAAPVGEYGQSCLGRERMFQYFSSIYNTPVFIYRLNYANDVSYGVLLEIAKAVYEQREIDLRMGHVNVIWQGDANEIAIRALLHCEAPAKTVNVSGPETVAVRWLAQEFGKRMDRTPRFVNSEQPDALLSNSAECFRLFGYPRVTLKQMIDLVAAWITEGGKTINKPTHFQEREGKF is encoded by the coding sequence ATGGAGCATGTATATCAGGAGTTGTTAAAACCATCGCCGGCGTTGTTGCAGGATATTGCCCGCATCGATGGGGACATTATGCTGATGGGCGTTGGCGGCAAAATGGGGCCTGCCATGGCCCGGCTGGCCAAACAGGCGGTGGAGGAAGCGGGCATTCAAAAGAAGATCACCGGCGTGTCCCGCTTTTCGGAGCCCGGACTGCAGGAGGAGCTGAACGCGCTCGGCATCAACACCATCAAAGCGGATCTGCTGAATGATGCTGAACTGCAGGCGCTTCCGGAAACGCAGAACCTCATCTACCTGGCTGGACAAAAATTCGGCACCACCGGCCGTGAATCCTACACCTGGGCCATGAACACGTATCTCCCCGGCAGAGTGGCAGAGAAATTCCGCCATGCCCGGATCGTGGCCTTCTCTACCGGTAACGTCTACCCGCTTTCCCCGGTGCTGAACGGGGGGCTGGCGGAGGACATCCCGGCGGCGCCGGTAGGGGAGTACGGACAGTCCTGCCTCGGCAGGGAACGCATGTTCCAGTACTTTTCATCGATATACAACACGCCGGTATTCATCTATCGCCTCAATTACGCCAATGATGTGAGCTACGGCGTATTGCTGGAGATCGCCAAAGCGGTGTATGAGCAACGGGAGATCGATCTGCGGATGGGGCATGTGAACGTGATATGGCAGGGTGATGCCAATGAAATAGCCATCCGCGCCCTGCTGCATTGCGAAGCGCCGGCGAAAACGGTGAATGTCAGCGGCCCGGAAACAGTGGCGGTACGCTGGCTGGCGCAGGAGTTCGGCAAGCGGATGGATAGAACGCCCCGCTTTGTGAACAGCGAACAGCCGGATGCGCTGCTGAGCAATTCCGCGGAATGTTTCCGCCTGTTCGGCTATCCCCGTGTTACGCTTAAGCAGATGATCGACCTGGTGGCGGCATGGATCACGGAAGGTGGAAAAACCATCAACAAACCCACGCACTTCCAGGAAAGGGAAGGCAAATTCTAA
- a CDS encoding dihydrodipicolinate synthase family protein, whose amino-acid sequence MKQLNEDISALLQQGAFIPAHPLALQADLSIDEDSQRRLTRYYIASGADGIAVGVHTTQFEIRKPEFNYLEPVLRMAAEEAAKNAGGKPFIKVAGICGPVEQALEDARLAVKYGYDLGLLSMGGLQSLTEQQLIDRARAVGALLPVFGFYLQPAVGGRVLSYDFWKAFAAIPAVQAIKVAAFNRYQTLDVVRAVCDSGRAGEIALYTGNDDNIVADLLTPYRFVNNGKMLEKRFVGGLLGHYAVWTHRSVALFRKIREAITAGNTDLQSFLSTGVEVTDMNAAIFDVKHGFKGCIAGIHEVLKRQGLMKGVWCLSPDEILSPGQAEEIDRVTALYPHLVDDPFVADFIARDQRL is encoded by the coding sequence GTGAAACAACTGAATGAAGATATCAGCGCCCTTTTGCAACAGGGCGCTTTCATCCCCGCGCATCCGCTGGCCTTGCAGGCGGACTTGTCCATCGACGAAGACAGCCAGCGCAGGCTTACCCGCTATTACATCGCCAGCGGGGCGGATGGCATCGCGGTAGGGGTGCATACCACACAATTCGAGATCAGAAAGCCGGAGTTTAACTATCTTGAACCGGTTTTGCGGATGGCGGCCGAAGAAGCAGCGAAAAATGCAGGCGGCAAACCTTTTATCAAAGTGGCCGGGATCTGCGGGCCGGTGGAACAGGCTTTGGAGGATGCCCGGCTGGCGGTGAAATACGGCTACGACCTGGGCCTCCTGAGCATGGGCGGTCTGCAATCGCTGACGGAACAGCAACTGATAGACAGGGCGCGCGCGGTTGGAGCGTTGTTGCCGGTTTTTGGCTTCTACCTGCAACCTGCCGTTGGCGGCCGCGTGCTGAGCTATGATTTCTGGAAGGCCTTTGCTGCCATCCCGGCCGTGCAGGCCATCAAGGTAGCGGCTTTTAACCGCTACCAGACCCTCGATGTGGTGCGGGCGGTATGCGATTCCGGAAGAGCCGGGGAGATCGCCTTATACACCGGGAATGACGATAATATCGTGGCGGACCTGCTGACGCCTTACCGCTTCGTCAACAATGGAAAGATGCTGGAGAAAAGGTTTGTTGGCGGATTATTGGGTCACTATGCGGTATGGACGCATCGCTCTGTGGCTTTATTCAGAAAGATAAGGGAGGCCATAACCGCCGGAAATACAGACCTGCAGAGCTTCCTGTCAACCGGGGTGGAAGTGACGGATATGAATGCGGCGATATTTGATGTGAAGCATGGCTTTAAAGGATGTATTGCAGGCATTCATGAAGTGCTGAAACGGCAGGGATTGATGAAAGGTGTCTGGTGCCTCAGTCCGGATGAAATACTTTCTCCGGGCCAGGCGGAGGAGATCGACAGGGTAACGGCCCTGTATCCTCACCTGGTGGATGATCCGTTCGTAGCGGATTTTATCGCGCGGGACCAGCGTTTGTAA
- a CDS encoding M20 family metallopeptidase — protein MILDEIKKLSASVYPEVLHNRRHLHANPELSFHETATCAFVKKELDRLGISWMAVAETGVLAILKGDLPSDRVIALRADMDALPITEANDVEYVSLNKGVMHACGHDAHTASLLGAASILQSVRHLFGGTVKLFFQPGEEQLPGGATLMIKDGALADPVPSAVIGQHVMPSLPCGKIGIRKGKFMASMDEIKLQVYGRGGHGAQPHLNIDPVTMASQVIVALQQVVSRMANPAIPSILSFGRFIAEGSINVIPDSVYIEGTFRTTDEAWRTEAHTRIRRITESIVEGMGGTCKLDIRKGYPCLVNEAGLTTAIREHIAAYAGPENIVDLDIWMASEDFAYYAEQVNSCFYLLGVGNAEKGISASLHTPGFNIDEDALRQSPGLMAYLAVKTLGN, from the coding sequence ATGATACTGGATGAGATCAAAAAATTGTCCGCTTCCGTGTACCCGGAGGTGCTTCACAACAGGCGGCACCTGCATGCCAACCCGGAACTGTCCTTCCACGAAACGGCCACCTGCGCCTTCGTGAAAAAGGAGCTGGACCGCCTGGGCATCAGCTGGATGGCAGTAGCGGAAACCGGTGTGCTGGCTATCCTGAAAGGCGATCTTCCTTCAGACCGGGTGATCGCCCTGCGGGCGGATATGGATGCCCTGCCGATCACCGAAGCGAATGATGTGGAATATGTTTCGCTCAACAAAGGCGTGATGCATGCCTGCGGCCATGATGCGCATACGGCTTCCCTGCTGGGCGCCGCCAGTATCCTGCAATCGGTCAGACACCTGTTCGGCGGTACGGTCAAACTGTTTTTCCAACCGGGAGAGGAGCAACTGCCCGGCGGCGCTACGCTCATGATCAAAGACGGCGCACTGGCTGATCCGGTCCCTTCCGCGGTCATCGGCCAGCATGTGATGCCTTCGCTGCCCTGCGGCAAGATCGGCATCAGGAAAGGTAAATTCATGGCCTCGATGGACGAGATCAAACTGCAGGTGTACGGTCGCGGTGGCCACGGTGCACAGCCTCACCTGAATATCGATCCGGTGACGATGGCGTCGCAGGTGATCGTGGCTTTACAGCAGGTCGTCAGCCGCATGGCCAATCCCGCTATACCCAGTATTTTATCTTTCGGCCGTTTTATAGCAGAAGGCAGCATTAACGTTATCCCGGACTCCGTGTACATCGAGGGCACTTTCCGCACAACGGACGAAGCCTGGCGAACGGAAGCGCATACACGCATACGCCGCATCACGGAATCCATCGTGGAGGGAATGGGCGGCACCTGCAAACTGGATATCCGCAAGGGCTACCCCTGCCTTGTGAATGAAGCAGGACTGACCACGGCCATCAGGGAACATATAGCGGCATACGCCGGCCCGGAGAATATTGTGGACCTGGATATCTGGATGGCATCGGAGGACTTTGCCTATTATGCCGAGCAGGTCAATTCCTGTTTTTATCTCCTGGGTGTCGGGAACGCGGAGAAAGGCATTTCCGCTTCGTTGCACACACCCGGTTTTAATATCGATGAGGATGCACTGCGCCAAAGCCCGGGCCTGATGGCATACCTCGCGGTGAAAACGCTGGGCAACTAA